The following are encoded together in the Glycine max cultivar Williams 82 chromosome 8, Glycine_max_v4.0, whole genome shotgun sequence genome:
- the LOC100813337 gene encoding SURP and G-patch domain-containing protein 1-like protein isoform X1, giving the protein MDKGVPPSLFVNDGSFMERFKQLQQEQEKGKNVKLEDSKPIKVNSGSLSPNHSITKTPVDLKVNDTRKTSQGGSSGKLAFSLKQKSKLVPPPVKLSADEDEETEAGYVSNDAPLKRQKLGQEEGIDQSSRQLDVVIYAAPHSPSDPTVKKVADKLASFVAKNGRQFEDVTRQKNPGDTPFKFLFDERCAEYKYYEYRLAQEEDALGQSRESQVPRNGGTSTSSSKQASGHQRSSQQHTYQIPASALYESPDNPRASGFSIQTSPVGSSEEPSGSSNADSLALMEFYMKKAAREEKYKQPKHSKDEMPPPASLLGKKGHHMGDFIPPEELEKFLATCNDAAAQKAAREAAERAKIQADNVGHRLLSKMGWKEGEGLGGSRKGIADPIMAGNVKKNNLGVGAQEPGEVSAEDDIYEQYKKRMMLGYRYRPNPLNNPRKAYY; this is encoded by the exons ATGGACAAGGGGGTGCCACCTAGCCTCTTCGTCAATGACGGTTCTTTCATGGAGAGGTTCAAGCAACTTCAGCAAGAGCAGGAGAAAGGGAAGAATGTCAAATTGGAGGATTCTAAACCAATTAAGGTTAATTCAGGGTCTTTGTCTCCCAATCACTCCATTACCAAAACGCCCGTGGACTTGAAGGTTAATGACACAAGAAAAACATCTCAGGGTGGTTCCAGTGGCAAGCTAGCTTTCAGtttaaaacaaaagtcaaagcTGGTGCCACCCCCTGTTAAGTTAAGTGCTGATGAGGATGAAGAAACTGAAGCTGGGTATGTTTCAAATGATGCACCACTAAAACGGCAAAAGTTAGGCCAGGAGGAAGGCATTGACCAATCATCAAGACAACTTGATGTTG TGATATATGCAGCACCTCATTCCCCAAGTGATCCTACAGTGAAGAAAGTTGCTGACAAACTGGCAAGTTTTGTGGCTAAAAATGGAAGGCAATTTGAGGATGTAACACGCCAAAAAAATCCTGGGGATACACCTTTCAA ATTTTTGTTTGATGAGAGATGTGCTGAATACAAGTATTATGAATATCGGCTTGCTCAAGAAGAAGATGCTCTTGGGCAATCAAGGGAATCACAGGTGCCTCGTAACG GGGGTACAAGCACTTCATCTTCCAAACAGGCTAGTGGTCATCAGAGATCATCTCAGCAGCATACATACCAAATTCCTGCATCTGCTTTATATGAAAGTCCTGACAATCCAAGAGCTTCTGGATTTTCAATTCAAACATCACCAGTAGGAAGCAGTG AAGAGCCCAGTGGTTCATCAAATGCTGATTCTTTGGCGCTAATGGAGTTCTACATGAAAAAAGCTGCACGGGAGGAGAAGTATAAACAACCTAAGCATTCAAAAGATGAGATGCCCCCTCCTGCTTCTCTTCtag GCAAAAAAGGCCATCACATGGGTGATTTCATTCCTCCAGAAGAACTCGAGAAGTTCTTGGCTACCTGTAATGATGCTGCAGCGCAGAAAGCTGCTAGGGAGGCTGCAGAGAGGGCTAAGATTCAGGCTGATAATGTAGGCCACCGGCTCCTGTCAAAAATGGGTTGGAAAGAAG GTGAGGGTTTGGGTGGATCCAGGAAGGGTATTGCGGATCCTATCATGGCTGGTAATGTTAAGAAGAATAACTTGGGGGTTGGTGCTCAGGAACCTGGGGAGGTGAGTGCAGAGGATGACATATACGAGCAGTACAAAAAGCGGATGATGCTTGGCTACCGTTACCGACCCAATCCCCTG AACAATCCCCGCAAGGCTTATTACTGA
- the LOC100813337 gene encoding SURP and G-patch domain-containing protein 1-like protein isoform X2, whose translation MDKGVPPSLFVNDGSFMERFKQLQQEQEKGKNVKLEDSKPIKVNSGSLSPNHSITKTPVDLKVNDTRKTSQGGSSGKLAFSLKQKSKLVPPPVKLSADEDEETEAGYVSNDAPLKRQKLGQEEGIDQSSRQLDVVIYAAPHSPSDPTVKKVADKLASFVAKNGRQFEDVTRQKNPGDTPFKFLFDERCAEYKYYEYRLAQEEDALGQSRESQVPRNGGTSTSSSKQASGHQRSSQQHTYQIPASALYESPDNPRASGFSIQTSPVGSSEPSGSSNADSLALMEFYMKKAAREEKYKQPKHSKDEMPPPASLLGKKGHHMGDFIPPEELEKFLATCNDAAAQKAAREAAERAKIQADNVGHRLLSKMGWKEGEGLGGSRKGIADPIMAGNVKKNNLGVGAQEPGEVSAEDDIYEQYKKRMMLGYRYRPNPLNNPRKAYY comes from the exons ATGGACAAGGGGGTGCCACCTAGCCTCTTCGTCAATGACGGTTCTTTCATGGAGAGGTTCAAGCAACTTCAGCAAGAGCAGGAGAAAGGGAAGAATGTCAAATTGGAGGATTCTAAACCAATTAAGGTTAATTCAGGGTCTTTGTCTCCCAATCACTCCATTACCAAAACGCCCGTGGACTTGAAGGTTAATGACACAAGAAAAACATCTCAGGGTGGTTCCAGTGGCAAGCTAGCTTTCAGtttaaaacaaaagtcaaagcTGGTGCCACCCCCTGTTAAGTTAAGTGCTGATGAGGATGAAGAAACTGAAGCTGGGTATGTTTCAAATGATGCACCACTAAAACGGCAAAAGTTAGGCCAGGAGGAAGGCATTGACCAATCATCAAGACAACTTGATGTTG TGATATATGCAGCACCTCATTCCCCAAGTGATCCTACAGTGAAGAAAGTTGCTGACAAACTGGCAAGTTTTGTGGCTAAAAATGGAAGGCAATTTGAGGATGTAACACGCCAAAAAAATCCTGGGGATACACCTTTCAA ATTTTTGTTTGATGAGAGATGTGCTGAATACAAGTATTATGAATATCGGCTTGCTCAAGAAGAAGATGCTCTTGGGCAATCAAGGGAATCACAGGTGCCTCGTAACG GGGGTACAAGCACTTCATCTTCCAAACAGGCTAGTGGTCATCAGAGATCATCTCAGCAGCATACATACCAAATTCCTGCATCTGCTTTATATGAAAGTCCTGACAATCCAAGAGCTTCTGGATTTTCAATTCAAACATCACCAGTAGGAAGCAGTG AGCCCAGTGGTTCATCAAATGCTGATTCTTTGGCGCTAATGGAGTTCTACATGAAAAAAGCTGCACGGGAGGAGAAGTATAAACAACCTAAGCATTCAAAAGATGAGATGCCCCCTCCTGCTTCTCTTCtag GCAAAAAAGGCCATCACATGGGTGATTTCATTCCTCCAGAAGAACTCGAGAAGTTCTTGGCTACCTGTAATGATGCTGCAGCGCAGAAAGCTGCTAGGGAGGCTGCAGAGAGGGCTAAGATTCAGGCTGATAATGTAGGCCACCGGCTCCTGTCAAAAATGGGTTGGAAAGAAG GTGAGGGTTTGGGTGGATCCAGGAAGGGTATTGCGGATCCTATCATGGCTGGTAATGTTAAGAAGAATAACTTGGGGGTTGGTGCTCAGGAACCTGGGGAGGTGAGTGCAGAGGATGACATATACGAGCAGTACAAAAAGCGGATGATGCTTGGCTACCGTTACCGACCCAATCCCCTG AACAATCCCCGCAAGGCTTATTACTGA
- the LOC100813337 gene encoding SURP and G-patch domain-containing protein 1-like protein isoform X3, producing the protein MDKGVPPSLFVNDGSFMERFKQLQQEQEKGKNVKLEDSKPIKVNSGSLSPNHSITKTPVDLKVNDTRKTSQGGSSGKLAFSLKQKSKLVPPPVKLSADEDEETEAGYVSNDAPLKRQKLGQEEGIDQSSRQLDVAPHSPSDPTVKKVADKLASFVAKNGRQFEDVTRQKNPGDTPFKFLFDERCAEYKYYEYRLAQEEDALGQSRESQVPRNGGTSTSSSKQASGHQRSSQQHTYQIPASALYESPDNPRASGFSIQTSPVGSSEEPSGSSNADSLALMEFYMKKAAREEKYKQPKHSKDEMPPPASLLGKKGHHMGDFIPPEELEKFLATCNDAAAQKAAREAAERAKIQADNVGHRLLSKMGWKEGEGLGGSRKGIADPIMAGNVKKNNLGVGAQEPGEVSAEDDIYEQYKKRMMLGYRYRPNPLNNPRKAYY; encoded by the exons ATGGACAAGGGGGTGCCACCTAGCCTCTTCGTCAATGACGGTTCTTTCATGGAGAGGTTCAAGCAACTTCAGCAAGAGCAGGAGAAAGGGAAGAATGTCAAATTGGAGGATTCTAAACCAATTAAGGTTAATTCAGGGTCTTTGTCTCCCAATCACTCCATTACCAAAACGCCCGTGGACTTGAAGGTTAATGACACAAGAAAAACATCTCAGGGTGGTTCCAGTGGCAAGCTAGCTTTCAGtttaaaacaaaagtcaaagcTGGTGCCACCCCCTGTTAAGTTAAGTGCTGATGAGGATGAAGAAACTGAAGCTGGGTATGTTTCAAATGATGCACCACTAAAACGGCAAAAGTTAGGCCAGGAGGAAGGCATTGACCAATCATCAAGACAACTTGATGTTG CACCTCATTCCCCAAGTGATCCTACAGTGAAGAAAGTTGCTGACAAACTGGCAAGTTTTGTGGCTAAAAATGGAAGGCAATTTGAGGATGTAACACGCCAAAAAAATCCTGGGGATACACCTTTCAA ATTTTTGTTTGATGAGAGATGTGCTGAATACAAGTATTATGAATATCGGCTTGCTCAAGAAGAAGATGCTCTTGGGCAATCAAGGGAATCACAGGTGCCTCGTAACG GGGGTACAAGCACTTCATCTTCCAAACAGGCTAGTGGTCATCAGAGATCATCTCAGCAGCATACATACCAAATTCCTGCATCTGCTTTATATGAAAGTCCTGACAATCCAAGAGCTTCTGGATTTTCAATTCAAACATCACCAGTAGGAAGCAGTG AAGAGCCCAGTGGTTCATCAAATGCTGATTCTTTGGCGCTAATGGAGTTCTACATGAAAAAAGCTGCACGGGAGGAGAAGTATAAACAACCTAAGCATTCAAAAGATGAGATGCCCCCTCCTGCTTCTCTTCtag GCAAAAAAGGCCATCACATGGGTGATTTCATTCCTCCAGAAGAACTCGAGAAGTTCTTGGCTACCTGTAATGATGCTGCAGCGCAGAAAGCTGCTAGGGAGGCTGCAGAGAGGGCTAAGATTCAGGCTGATAATGTAGGCCACCGGCTCCTGTCAAAAATGGGTTGGAAAGAAG GTGAGGGTTTGGGTGGATCCAGGAAGGGTATTGCGGATCCTATCATGGCTGGTAATGTTAAGAAGAATAACTTGGGGGTTGGTGCTCAGGAACCTGGGGAGGTGAGTGCAGAGGATGACATATACGAGCAGTACAAAAAGCGGATGATGCTTGGCTACCGTTACCGACCCAATCCCCTG AACAATCCCCGCAAGGCTTATTACTGA
- the LOC100813337 gene encoding SURP and G-patch domain-containing protein 1-like protein isoform X4, giving the protein MDKGVPPSLFVNDGSFMERFKQLQQEQEKGKNVKLEDSKPIKVNSGSLSPNHSITKTPVDLKVNDTRKTSQGGSSGKLAFSLKQKSKLVPPPVKLSADEDEETEAGYVSNDAPLKRQKLGQEEGIDQSSRQLDVAPHSPSDPTVKKVADKLASFVAKNGRQFEDVTRQKNPGDTPFKFLFDERCAEYKYYEYRLAQEEDALGQSRESQVPRNGGTSTSSSKQASGHQRSSQQHTYQIPASALYESPDNPRASGFSIQTSPVGSSEPSGSSNADSLALMEFYMKKAAREEKYKQPKHSKDEMPPPASLLGKKGHHMGDFIPPEELEKFLATCNDAAAQKAAREAAERAKIQADNVGHRLLSKMGWKEGEGLGGSRKGIADPIMAGNVKKNNLGVGAQEPGEVSAEDDIYEQYKKRMMLGYRYRPNPLNNPRKAYY; this is encoded by the exons ATGGACAAGGGGGTGCCACCTAGCCTCTTCGTCAATGACGGTTCTTTCATGGAGAGGTTCAAGCAACTTCAGCAAGAGCAGGAGAAAGGGAAGAATGTCAAATTGGAGGATTCTAAACCAATTAAGGTTAATTCAGGGTCTTTGTCTCCCAATCACTCCATTACCAAAACGCCCGTGGACTTGAAGGTTAATGACACAAGAAAAACATCTCAGGGTGGTTCCAGTGGCAAGCTAGCTTTCAGtttaaaacaaaagtcaaagcTGGTGCCACCCCCTGTTAAGTTAAGTGCTGATGAGGATGAAGAAACTGAAGCTGGGTATGTTTCAAATGATGCACCACTAAAACGGCAAAAGTTAGGCCAGGAGGAAGGCATTGACCAATCATCAAGACAACTTGATGTTG CACCTCATTCCCCAAGTGATCCTACAGTGAAGAAAGTTGCTGACAAACTGGCAAGTTTTGTGGCTAAAAATGGAAGGCAATTTGAGGATGTAACACGCCAAAAAAATCCTGGGGATACACCTTTCAA ATTTTTGTTTGATGAGAGATGTGCTGAATACAAGTATTATGAATATCGGCTTGCTCAAGAAGAAGATGCTCTTGGGCAATCAAGGGAATCACAGGTGCCTCGTAACG GGGGTACAAGCACTTCATCTTCCAAACAGGCTAGTGGTCATCAGAGATCATCTCAGCAGCATACATACCAAATTCCTGCATCTGCTTTATATGAAAGTCCTGACAATCCAAGAGCTTCTGGATTTTCAATTCAAACATCACCAGTAGGAAGCAGTG AGCCCAGTGGTTCATCAAATGCTGATTCTTTGGCGCTAATGGAGTTCTACATGAAAAAAGCTGCACGGGAGGAGAAGTATAAACAACCTAAGCATTCAAAAGATGAGATGCCCCCTCCTGCTTCTCTTCtag GCAAAAAAGGCCATCACATGGGTGATTTCATTCCTCCAGAAGAACTCGAGAAGTTCTTGGCTACCTGTAATGATGCTGCAGCGCAGAAAGCTGCTAGGGAGGCTGCAGAGAGGGCTAAGATTCAGGCTGATAATGTAGGCCACCGGCTCCTGTCAAAAATGGGTTGGAAAGAAG GTGAGGGTTTGGGTGGATCCAGGAAGGGTATTGCGGATCCTATCATGGCTGGTAATGTTAAGAAGAATAACTTGGGGGTTGGTGCTCAGGAACCTGGGGAGGTGAGTGCAGAGGATGACATATACGAGCAGTACAAAAAGCGGATGATGCTTGGCTACCGTTACCGACCCAATCCCCTG AACAATCCCCGCAAGGCTTATTACTGA